A single region of the Musa acuminata AAA Group cultivar baxijiao unplaced genomic scaffold, Cavendish_Baxijiao_AAA HiC_scaffold_117, whole genome shotgun sequence genome encodes:
- the LOC135655594 gene encoding jacalin-related lectin 19-like, with amino-acid sequence MAGTSRLGPCGGGGGGQRDMDISAGNRILKVQLRHGHAIDAIKIMYRRNGGDVWTDQWGGGGGQLSEFNLDDDESLRSIRGHYGEFYGVSILRSLTFVSNKRTYGPFGREEGVAFTLEAPGRRIVGFTGRSGLYLDALGIYVA; translated from the exons ATG GCCGGGACGTCTCGTTTGGGGCCCTGTGGAGGCGGCGGAGGCGGTCAGAGAGACATGGACATCAGCGCTGGCAACCGCATCTTGAAGGTGCAGCTTCGTCATGGACATGCAATTGATGCAATCAAAATCATGTACCGGCGCAACGGCGGAGACGTGTGGACCGACCAGTGGGGCGGAGGAGGAGGGCAGTTGTCCGAG TTCAACCTGGATGATGATGAATCCTTGAGATCCATAAGAGGTCACTACGGCGAGTTCTATGGCGTCTCCATCCTGAGGTCGCTGACCTTCGTCAGCAACAAGCGCACGTACGGCCCGTTCGGCCGCGAAGAGGGAGTCGCGTTCACCTTGGAGGCACCTGGCAGAAGGATCGTTGGCTTCACCGGTCGCTCGGGCTTATACCTCGATGCACTCGGCATCTACGTGGCTTAG